A single region of the Streptomyces virginiae genome encodes:
- a CDS encoding DUF2199 domain-containing protein, with protein MTTDHGFTCSCCGSHHAELPLNHSAEAPAVWDPAFAEADDCLLSSDQCVIKAQHYFVKGLIEIPVIGSDEVFSWAVWVSLSRENFSRAADVWDTPGRESEPPYFGWLTTELSAYPSTTLNLKTHLHTRPLGRRPSIELEPTDHPLAVEQRTGITLDRVREIAAAVRPPAAAGGGPEAASA; from the coding sequence ATGACCACCGATCACGGATTCACCTGCTCGTGCTGCGGCTCCCACCACGCCGAGCTGCCCCTGAACCACTCGGCCGAGGCCCCGGCCGTGTGGGATCCGGCGTTCGCCGAGGCCGACGACTGTCTGCTCTCGTCGGACCAGTGCGTGATCAAGGCCCAGCACTACTTCGTCAAGGGGTTGATCGAGATACCGGTCATCGGCAGCGACGAGGTGTTCTCCTGGGCGGTCTGGGTCTCTCTCAGCCGTGAGAACTTCTCCCGCGCCGCCGATGTGTGGGACACCCCGGGCCGGGAGTCCGAGCCGCCGTACTTCGGGTGGCTCACCACCGAGCTGTCGGCGTACCCGTCCACCACGCTCAACCTGAAGACCCACCTCCACACCCGCCCCCTCGGCCGGCGCCCCTCCATCGAGCTCGAACCCACCGACCATCCCCTCGCCGTCGAGCAACGGACGGGGATCACCCTGGACCGTGTACGGGAGATCGCCGCAGCCGTTCGCCCGCCCGCTGCCGCCGGCGGCGGGCCCGAGGCCGCGTCCGCGTAA
- a CDS encoding FHA domain-containing protein translates to MPSVIVGRTGPFAGQSVVLGGEPLSFGRKSDNGVVIVSANASRLHAEILEEDPGFVLYDRDSRNGTFVNDRRVTRHVLRPNDCIRIGDETFLYEAQDAMETVMDLSLLDVPRVSTADPGVLRVTITGGGPVGLAFALALDEMLPGRTAITLYDGRWTRKGSAIVWKDETQGNFRRQQVVTVQSRQYLALSEEVLGALFDDVDAYSEMWPVGPDSVDGHPPRNIRIAHIEDRLLDLANRRPAIRLVPERFDVTERQNRLTQEHVLVVCEGGRSRTREHYADRFGTADASIYSLDGEHLQDVVLGLRVKSKLPDPMSVLLTVSQNRFLLNSLRGEGFLNMRLTREEARNVIGIDPVRQVFEECIAARPCLMSRQEEDNEFRCPTHGTLFLPALLRGSPLWKEIRQGLRLFGVAEDDLSAITSFRLDMVQRPRFTAQLHRPTATSPGTFGFLLGDAANAIHFWPGRGLNSGLASATSLVRSLSRAWQGKPLRDADFIRHEAAMSMLQYRHKSRAWNAMVTTDDQGVTRAIRDVIAHSTEAGPAAGGGADASDLDALLERMAGIRERLGSRLPGLPTDGELRAHLASIAPATLRTLQESGAWDTLIVGGEEADIDLFYQSDSPVFVPRPVVPRPVVPRPVDPRPVDPRSLPVPAAGRADLGVSLGG, encoded by the coding sequence GTGCCATCGGTCATCGTGGGGCGCACGGGTCCGTTCGCCGGACAGAGCGTGGTCCTGGGCGGCGAGCCCCTCAGTTTCGGGCGCAAGAGCGACAACGGCGTCGTGATCGTGAGCGCCAACGCCTCGCGGCTGCACGCCGAGATCCTCGAGGAGGACCCCGGGTTCGTCCTCTACGACCGGGACAGCCGCAACGGCACGTTCGTCAACGACCGGCGCGTCACCCGGCACGTACTGCGCCCGAACGACTGCATCCGGATCGGTGACGAAACGTTCCTGTACGAGGCGCAGGACGCCATGGAGACGGTCATGGACCTCTCCCTCCTGGACGTCCCCCGGGTGAGCACGGCCGACCCCGGCGTGCTGCGGGTCACCATCACCGGCGGCGGCCCGGTGGGCCTCGCCTTCGCCCTGGCGCTCGACGAGATGCTGCCCGGCCGGACCGCCATCACCCTCTACGACGGGCGCTGGACCAGGAAGGGCTCCGCGATCGTCTGGAAGGACGAGACCCAGGGCAACTTCCGCCGCCAACAGGTCGTGACCGTCCAGAGCCGCCAGTACCTCGCCCTGTCCGAAGAGGTCCTCGGCGCACTGTTCGACGACGTCGACGCCTACTCCGAGATGTGGCCCGTCGGCCCGGACTCGGTCGACGGCCATCCGCCCCGCAACATCCGGATCGCCCACATCGAGGACCGGCTGCTGGACCTGGCGAACCGGCGGCCGGCCATCCGCCTCGTCCCCGAACGCTTCGACGTGACGGAGCGGCAGAACCGGCTCACCCAGGAACACGTCCTCGTGGTCTGCGAGGGCGGACGCTCCCGCACCCGCGAGCACTACGCCGACCGCTTCGGCACGGCCGACGCCTCGATCTACTCCCTCGACGGCGAGCACCTTCAGGACGTCGTGCTGGGGCTGCGGGTCAAGTCGAAGCTGCCGGACCCGATGAGCGTGCTCCTCACGGTGTCGCAGAACCGCTTCCTGCTCAACTCGCTGCGCGGCGAGGGGTTCCTGAACATGCGGCTCACCCGGGAGGAGGCCAGGAACGTCATCGGCATCGATCCGGTCCGCCAGGTCTTCGAGGAGTGCATCGCCGCCCGCCCCTGCCTGATGAGCCGGCAGGAGGAGGACAACGAGTTCCGCTGCCCCACGCACGGCACCCTCTTCCTGCCCGCCCTGCTGCGCGGCTCCCCGCTGTGGAAGGAGATCCGGCAGGGCCTGCGCCTCTTCGGGGTGGCCGAGGACGACCTGTCGGCGATCACCTCGTTCCGGCTGGACATGGTGCAGCGCCCACGGTTCACGGCGCAGCTGCACCGGCCGACCGCGACCAGCCCCGGCACCTTCGGCTTCCTGCTGGGCGACGCCGCCAACGCCATCCACTTCTGGCCGGGCCGAGGCCTCAACAGCGGTCTCGCCTCGGCCACTTCACTGGTCCGTTCGCTCAGCCGCGCCTGGCAGGGCAAGCCGCTGCGGGACGCCGACTTCATCCGGCACGAGGCCGCCATGTCCATGCTCCAGTACCGGCACAAGAGCCGGGCCTGGAACGCCATGGTGACCACCGACGACCAAGGCGTCACCCGCGCCATCCGGGACGTCATCGCGCACAGCACGGAAGCCGGCCCGGCCGCCGGCGGCGGCGCGGACGCGAGCGATCTGGACGCGCTGCTGGAGCGGATGGCCGGGATCCGCGAGCGGTTGGGATCCCGGCTGCCCGGCCTGCCCACGGACGGTGAACTCCGCGCCCACCTGGCCTCGATCGCCCCCGCCACCCTGCGGACCCTGCAAGAGAGCGGAGCCTGGGACACCCTGATCGTCGGCGGGGAGGAGGCCGACATCGACCTCTTCTACCAGTCGGACTCCCCGGTCTTCGTCCCCCGTCCGGTCGTCCCCCGTCCGGTCGTCCCCCGTCCGGTCGACCCCCGTCCGGTCGACCCCCGGAGTCTCCCGGTCCCGGCTGCCGGCCGGGCCGATCTGGGGGTTAGCCTCGGTGGATGA
- a CDS encoding serine/threonine-protein kinase, with product MDAAGGNPLIAGRYRLLSRLGEGGMGTVWRARDETLYREVAVKEVRAPAGLQAGDITRMYSRLEREAWAAARIPDRNVVTIHDVVMEDDRPWVVMELIRGRSLADLLRAEGPLTPRHAAHIGGEVLSALRAAHAVGVEHRDVKPANVLLSEDGRVVLSDFGIAMVEGSTALTMTGELVGSPEYLPPERALGRPSGPESDLWSLGVLLYATVEGMSPFRHDTALSTLRAVVDEEPPVPTRAGPLAPVIAGLLRKEPAERTPSAEAAEALRDIAHPDATTAAGARVLADPAAPATARDLAEPGAAAPAAPPRRRRTAAFVAAGVAACVLIGGGIAYALNGDDANTGTDPGVRMSVAGSNTTYTGGCPIPEGRAPAFIATFTASEPTLISYRWVSGDGSVVDPHWRTLSIGDKAEPTKRDTVRLTAYAKSGTLTTGMAVELQSPIRVTSNPVPFSITCTG from the coding sequence ATGGACGCGGCGGGCGGGAACCCGCTGATCGCGGGCCGCTACCGGCTGCTGTCCCGGCTCGGCGAAGGCGGTATGGGCACCGTGTGGCGGGCCCGCGACGAGACCCTGTACCGGGAGGTCGCGGTCAAGGAGGTACGGGCTCCGGCCGGGCTGCAGGCCGGTGACATCACGCGGATGTACAGCCGGCTGGAGCGGGAGGCGTGGGCGGCGGCCCGCATACCCGACCGCAACGTGGTCACGATCCACGACGTCGTCATGGAGGACGACCGGCCCTGGGTCGTGATGGAGCTGATCCGCGGACGGTCGCTCGCCGATCTGCTGCGGGCCGAGGGCCCGCTCACACCCCGGCACGCCGCGCACATCGGCGGGGAGGTGTTGAGCGCGCTGCGCGCCGCGCACGCCGTCGGCGTGGAGCACCGGGACGTGAAGCCGGCGAACGTCCTGCTCTCCGAGGACGGGCGGGTCGTGCTCAGCGACTTCGGTATCGCGATGGTCGAGGGCAGCACCGCCCTGACCATGACCGGCGAGCTGGTCGGCTCCCCCGAGTACCTGCCGCCGGAGCGGGCACTGGGCCGCCCCTCGGGCCCCGAGTCCGACCTGTGGTCCCTCGGTGTGTTGCTGTACGCGACCGTGGAGGGGATGTCCCCCTTCCGGCACGACACCGCGCTGAGCACCCTGCGCGCCGTCGTGGACGAGGAACCGCCGGTGCCCACCCGCGCCGGACCGCTGGCCCCGGTCATCGCCGGTCTGCTCCGCAAGGAGCCCGCGGAGCGGACCCCTTCCGCCGAAGCCGCCGAGGCCCTGCGGGACATCGCGCACCCGGACGCCACCACGGCCGCCGGCGCCCGCGTCCTGGCGGACCCCGCCGCACCCGCCACGGCGCGGGACCTTGCGGAGCCCGGGGCCGCGGCGCCCGCCGCCCCGCCCCGCAGGCGTCGTACGGCGGCCTTCGTCGCGGCCGGCGTGGCCGCCTGCGTACTGATCGGCGGCGGGATCGCCTACGCGCTGAACGGCGACGACGCGAACACCGGAACCGATCCGGGCGTACGGATGTCGGTGGCGGGCTCGAACACGACCTACACCGGCGGCTGCCCGATCCCCGAAGGCCGGGCCCCCGCGTTCATCGCGACCTTCACCGCGTCCGAGCCGACCCTGATCTCCTACCGCTGGGTGTCCGGCGACGGCTCCGTGGTGGACCCGCACTGGCGCACCCTGTCGATCGGGGACAAGGCCGAACCGACGAAGCGCGACACCGTACGCCTCACGGCCTACGCGAAGTCGGGCACCCTGACGACGGGGATGGCCGTGGAACTCCAGAGCCCCATCCGCGTCACCTCCAACCCGGTCCCCTTCTCGATCACCTGCACCGGCTGA
- a CDS encoding MarR family winged helix-turn-helix transcriptional regulator codes for MKPLTGTTTDQAPADPAATDDMLATQPIGYWSGLAHTAVTRQLRDAMARIDVTQPQYWVLNRVNSGLPAPAREEVVAQLTPLAEGPHEIARVVDQLLHRGWLATDDRQLLHLTEAGEAARARLRQLVTEQRAVVHQGIGDEEYVAALKVLRRMVANVERAESEVP; via the coding sequence ATGAAACCGTTGACCGGCACCACCACCGACCAGGCGCCGGCCGATCCGGCCGCCACCGACGACATGTTGGCCACCCAGCCCATCGGCTACTGGAGCGGCCTGGCCCACACGGCCGTCACCCGGCAGCTGCGGGACGCCATGGCCCGGATCGATGTGACCCAGCCGCAGTACTGGGTCCTCAACCGGGTCAACAGCGGGCTTCCCGCGCCCGCCCGGGAGGAGGTGGTCGCCCAGCTGACCCCTCTGGCGGAAGGGCCGCACGAGATCGCCCGGGTCGTGGACCAGCTGCTCCACCGCGGCTGGCTCGCGACCGACGACAGACAGCTCCTGCACCTCACCGAGGCCGGGGAAGCCGCCAGGGCGCGGCTTCGGCAGCTGGTGACCGAGCAGCGCGCCGTGGTCCATCAGGGCATCGGCGACGAGGAGTACGTGGCGGCCCTCAAGGTGCTGCGCAGGATGGTCGCCAACGTCGAGCGGGCGGAGTCCGAGGTTCCCTGA